The proteins below come from a single Roseiflexus sp. RS-1 genomic window:
- a CDS encoding HD domain-containing protein: MSSAAFSPKYEQALQFAALAHRQQVRKGTDIPYIVHAVHVSVILLRHGFDEDVVIAGLLHDVIEDCGVSPQQLETLFGTEVARLVEAVSERKRIGGVERSWEERKTEAIAHLQTGGPHVAALKAADALHNIRSISADLALVGPAVWQRFKRGPDPTLWYYREILAAVTISLGDHPIVVELARALSDLERRVQGYN, translated from the coding sequence ATGAGTAGTGCCGCCTTTTCCCCAAAGTACGAACAGGCGCTCCAGTTCGCCGCCCTTGCCCACCGACAGCAGGTGCGCAAAGGGACCGATATTCCCTACATCGTGCACGCGGTGCACGTTTCGGTCATTCTGCTGCGTCATGGATTCGACGAAGACGTGGTGATCGCCGGATTGCTGCACGATGTGATCGAGGATTGCGGCGTCTCACCCCAACAACTGGAGACATTGTTTGGCACAGAGGTGGCGCGCCTGGTCGAAGCAGTCTCGGAGCGAAAGCGGATCGGCGGCGTCGAACGCTCGTGGGAAGAACGCAAGACCGAAGCAATCGCTCATCTCCAGACCGGCGGACCACACGTTGCCGCGCTCAAAGCGGCGGATGCGCTGCACAATATCCGGTCGATCAGCGCCGATCTTGCGCTGGTTGGTCCGGCGGTCTGGCAACGCTTCAAGCGCGGTCCCGATCCGACGTTGTGGTACTACCGCGAAATCCTTGCCGCTGTGACGATCAGCCTGGGCGATCATCCGATCGTCGTGGAACTTGCCCGTGCATTGTCTGATCTCGAACGCCGGGTTCAAGGGTATAATTGA